The following nucleotide sequence is from Pangasianodon hypophthalmus isolate fPanHyp1 chromosome 8, fPanHyp1.pri, whole genome shotgun sequence.
GAGAGACACGGATCCGCCGCCAACAACTTGCAGAAGTCAACGTCCCCAAAGGAGCGCATGTGCTGGTGAGCAACACCCGGCACGCACTGAAACCCTCAGAGCCACAGGATATGAAGCGACGGTGTGACGCCCTGCTGGACAAACAACTTCCTTACAAACTGTTCGCTCAGAACTGCGAACACTTCGCCACATTTGTACGCTACGGAAAAGCAGTGTGTAACCAGGTGAGTTCAGATAGCGCTGTGAATTCATCAGAGATCAAACGCTGATCACATAATCAGCAGGTCATTGTTATTATTCAAGAATCCATTTTTGATTATatgactgtgtttgtgtttgataataagtgaaataaaaattacaagTAGCTCATAGTAAACAGGTCTTGCTTTTAGATTTGGGAATTtctgactgttgttttgtttgcttgAACCAGATTCCaggaaaaaccaaaaacaaggAATGTGAAGAGGCGACCAAAGTGTTTTCAGACATTGTGTGGAGAGAGACTTCATGACCTGTGACAGACACGGAAAAATCTAACCAGAACAATACACATGCCCTTAACACATAagtcttatttgtttttacaggTTTGCGGTgtgtttcctgctctaacacacctctacacctcctcagctcattaacacacctgagtgaGGTGTGTCAGGGCAGGTAAAGCATTAAACCTGGCAGGCTATAGTTAGAAGGGAGGAGCAGTGAAGTTAAATATTTCTAAGCCTAAATATGTATTGTTCGGGTTTCTCTAATgttgcaatttatttatatgtgtgtgggtaTTTCACAACGActctaataaaaaatattaattcactgattggtcaatgtgtcattttaataataacaatgataacAATAGTGCTTTTAGTGAGTAATTATAACAGACTAAAATATAGAGACTACAGTACAAAGATCACCCTGctttttgcttcttcttcttcttcttcttctttttagcattttaattctGGTTAGCATGTCACAAACATGTACATATATGGTCTaacatttgttcttttttaaagggagtgaaggaaaaaaaaaattaataaaaaaaaattgatcctAAGAAAGAGTCttatagctttttaaaaaatctgtaaatcCTGCTCATGATCTTCATGCTGAATCTTGTTTTTAGGGTTAAatcagtttcttttctttcaattACAGCTTGTACGCTGTAACAGTACATGCTGACTTTCTCTTGTCAGTCACAGAATCTACATTTTCCAGTTGTTTTGTTTACCAGTTCCACCTAAAGGCTGGTGTAACCCACAATGCCTCATacagtgttgtttattactgttCAGAACTATCTTTCCTGCTCTGAATTACTTTTGAATGTTATGATAGATgtcctcttctttttctgtatGTTTGCAAACACTCTTATAATTGTTATCTTTAACAGTATCATTTACACTAtagtatggccaaaagtatctcttctgggaagctttccactagatgttggagcgtggctgtggggatttgttcattcagctacaagagcattagtgaggtcaggcgctgatgttgggatgtcaagtcaagtggagtttattgtcatttcaaccatatacaagtacatagtgaaaagaaacaatgtttttccaggaccaaggtgctacataagacctTGAGGAGGTCGAGGAGGTCtagggttcagtcggtgttccagttcatgccaaaggtgttcagtggggttgagttcagggctctgtacaggacactcgagttcttccactccaaccttcacacaccatgtcttcatggagctcgcttttaTAGAATAgtttaaccacaaaatgtgtactcatattTGATAATGTTTAATCCTCAATGTAATAGATGTATGCAACCTATATAGTGCAAAATGTATCCTTGTACCCAGTATCTCAGTAAAGGGCTTGCTGACTAGAACTGTGTGCTGCAACACTGAGGCCCAAAAGTGACCTATATGACCTTACATATGCAGGAAGAAGCTGTATATTTAAGTGAGTAAGGCTTCCTTTAACAATAAGATAAGCACATGGGGTAATACTGTGTCTTGTTAAACCCAGGATGTGGAagttttttcatgtaaatgtataaaagaaTGCACTTTTGAAGAGTTGAGTAGCATTTTCTCTGCAGAGAACTGCTCGGCTTGATtcttgaaagaataaagtctattgGCCTCAACAGCCCTGCTCTCCAGAGTGATCTCTGCACCTTTGGTTAATCTTCGTTAATTGCTACAACACtttgaagggaaattgtaatgctacagcatacagagacattctatacaattgtgagCTTCTACCTTTCTGGTAACAGTCTGGAGAAGaaacatatttttggccatattgtgtatctTGAAGGCCTCTTTTACTGATTTATCTTCAGCTTCATTGTCTTCTACTCCTAGAGGGCTGCATTCTGAGGAGGTtctgaaatatttcagaaataataCCCTGTCTGGATCTTGACTGGCCACttattaaactaattaaagcTGCTAAGGAATGTGAACTATTATAATCAGTGTTTTGATGACTTCCACCCACTGAAGTACCAACAGaaactggatttttttataCACTTGTGAATATCTGTGGCACGTATGTGTAAAAGTGGTCTAAATATTGCCTTGCTCTTAATTCCTttggaatgttttatttaatttttatttcttttttggagCTGTAAATCAACCAAAGATTGCGAAAATCCGCCATTTTCAAGCGCTCCATCGCAAATATCCCGGATGTTCCCTGttctgggggggggggggatatcCCGGATGTTGCCAGTTTTGGGAAATATCCCGGATGTTTCTTGGTTAGCGGAGAAACAAAACATGGACATGCTTTTTAGTTTTTGTACGCTTCATTCAATAAAGCGGTgaattttcacaattttacatgtttatacGCTTATTTATCGCTTATAAAGAGCTCACTTTCAACATCAGAGCAATCCTGAGCTAATTAATGATCTCCAACAGGTAAGAATTGGGAAATATTTACGTTTGCTATCTGCTAGCTGCTGTACATGACAGTGAAAACAGTAGCTAGTTTagtttagcttagcttagcttagcttagcttagcttagttTAGCTTAGCTACGCTGAACTGTCACTAGCCGGAATTCTGCGCATGCGTAGTGTGAAACCGGGTGAGCAGACACGCaaagtgcgcatgcgcagtgtaAAATCAACGCCAGCAGGTTGATTATAGCATAGCATAGCTTAGCATAGCTTAGCTTAGCATAGCTATTACAGGGTTTTGTCTCCAAACTGTTAGTgtgtaaaatatgattttataacTTGTTTATTCGTCACTCGAATTATtactgactgaaaaaaaataatatacattgtCAGCAAATCAACTTTATTACATCAGCGACGCTAGCTTAGCTTGTCATGCTATACAGTaaaactagccagctagtcGCATAGCTTACTGCGTTGCTATGGTACCAAAAGACCTAAAATAATGTCGACTATCTCAATTAAATAGCAGGAAGCTATTGAGATTAAGTAGTTatcttgttttttgtgtgttcttcTCCATCGGTGTGTTGTTATATCGGTTAGTAACGTTACTTTactagctaactggctaacatTTAAACCCAGATGAGCAGTTAGAGCTACAGTTGATGTTTTTTAGTACTTTGTTTTATAATTGTAAGGTTTAACTAGAATAATTTTAAAGCATACTGTCTAGcaactgtatatatagatatatgatTTGTTTAtcgagtgtgttttgtgtttttaaatatagttttgCTTACAGGAGTAGTGTCCtgattttttcttaaatttctcATCAATAAAATGTAGAATCAGTGATTTATGTGAAGATTTGTGCTTGTGATCACAGAGTGAAGCTGGAGGCGAGAGTCGGGCACCGCGTGTGCAGAATCCAGCCCTGATTTCCGGGAAATCCCATCATCCTGCGTCTCCGTCCTCGTGGCGCAGAGTGATGACATCACAGCGGCAAAGGCATGCCACTTCCCGTGCTCTTCCCGCTCCACAGAACTCCTCCTCGAGGAGCTCGAGCTCACGCTCAGGACCCTCGGCTTCACACGTGCAGCGCGCGTCTCGATCCGCGGCGTCTTCCTCTCGCTCTGACCACACGTGGCCGGAGGAGGCGGTGGACGACGCGTACGGTCTTTACTCGCTGCACCGCATGTTCGACATCGTCGGGACTCACCTCACACACCGCGACGTGCGCGTCCTCTCCTTCCTGTTCGTGGACGTCATCGACGAGTACGAGCGCGGCGGGATACGGGACGGACGGGACTTCCTGCTGGCGCTGGAGAGACAGGGACGCTGCGATGAGACGAACTTCCGGCACATTCTGCAGCTGCTGCGCATCATCACCAGACACGACCTTCTGCCTTACGTCACACTGCGCAAGAGACAGACGGGtgaccgcacacacacacacacacacacacacacacacacacgcacacactgatTGGTCTGTTCGTAATCAGATGCATAGTGctgacacgtgtgtgtgtgtgtgtgtgtgtgtgtgtgtgttctgcagtgtGTCCAGACCCGGTGGATCAGTACTTAGAGGAGACGTCTGTGCGCTACATTTTTCCCCGAGGAAGCAGAACAGAGAGTCCACAGGTCACGCCGCACAGAtgcgcaggtgtgtgtgtgtgtgtgtgtgtgtgtgtgtgcgcgtgtgtgtgcgtgcgtgtgtgtgtgtgtgtgtgtgtgtgtgtgtgtgtgtgtatgagttcaTGAAGccagacacacactgatgcGTGTTTCTCTGCAGGTCCACAGCCTGTGATTCGTTGCCCCTCTCCTGAGGTGTGTCAGCCCCGCCCCAAACCGGCCACGCCCACTccaaacaggaagaggaagcgAGCTCACAGTGCGGCGGACTGCCGGGAGAAACAGACCtgcggtacacacacacacacacacacacacacacacacatatgtatttatatatatgtatgtatatggaGCTGTGTT
It contains:
- the dedd gene encoding death effector domain-containing protein, which gives rise to MTSQRQRHATSRALPAPQNSSSRSSSSRSGPSASHVQRASRSAASSSRSDHTWPEEAVDDAYGLYSLHRMFDIVGTHLTHRDVRVLSFLFVDVIDEYERGGIRDGRDFLLALERQGRCDETNFRHILQLLRIITRHDLLPYVTLRKRQTVCPDPVDQYLEETSVRYIFPRGSRTESPQVTPHRCAGPQPVIRCPSPEVCQPRPKPATPTPNRKRKRAHSAADCREKQTCDIRLRVRAEYCQHDSALQGNVFSNKQEALERQFERFNQANTILKSRDLGSIICDIKFSELTYLDAFWRDYINGSLLEALKGVFITDSLKQAVGHEAIKLLVNVDEEDYQAGRRKLLRNLMMGGGVGAGLGSGSAGQGAGTS